The proteins below are encoded in one region of Pan paniscus chromosome 4, NHGRI_mPanPan1-v2.0_pri, whole genome shotgun sequence:
- the PWWP2A gene encoding PWWP domain-containing protein 2A isoform X4, giving the protein MPLQSNTFQEGTEVKCEANGAVRDDPSPVPHPELSLAESLWTSKPPPLFHEGAPYPPPLFIRDTYNQSIPQPPPRKIKRPKRKMYREEPTSIMNAIKLRPRQVLCDKCKNSVVAEKKEIRKGSSASDSSKYEDKKRRNESVTTVNKKLKTDHKVDGKNQNESQKRNAVVKVSNIAHSRGRVVKVSAQANTSKAQLSTKKVLQSKNMDHAKAREVLKIAKEKAQKKQNETSTSKNAHSKVHFTRRYQNPSSGSLPPRVRLKPQRYRNEENDSSLKTGLEKMRSGKMVPKPQSRCTSTRSAGEAPSENQSPSKGPEEASSEVQDTNEVHVPGDQDEPQTLGKKGSKNNISVYMTLNQKKSDSSSASVCSIDSTDDLKSSNSECSSSESFDFPPGSMHAPSTSSTSSSSKEEKKLSNSLKMKVFSKNVSKCVTPDGRTICVGDIVWAKIYGFPWWPARILTITVSRKDNGLLVRQEARISWFGSPTTSFLALSQLSPFLENFQSRFNKKRKGLYRKAITEAAKAAKQLTPEVRALLTQFET; this is encoded by the coding sequence ATGCCGCTCCAAAGTAATACATTCCAAGAAGGGACAGAAGTCAAGTGTGAAGCAAATGGTGCTGTTCGCGATGACCCTTCTCCTGTCCCGCATCCCGAGCTGAGCTTGGCTGAAAGCCTGTGGACTTCCAAACCACCACCTCTCTTCCATGAAGGAGCACCTTATCCTCCCCCTTTGTTTATCAGGGACACATATAACCAATCAATACCTCAGCCACCTCCTCGGAAAATTAAGCGACCCAAACGAAAAATGTACAGGGAAGAACCCACTTCAATAATGAATGCTATTAAACTACGACCCAGGCAAGTTCTGTGTGATAAATGTAAAAACAGTGTTGTTgctgaaaaaaaggaaattagaaaaggtAGTAGTGCAAGTGACTCTTCTAAATATGAAGATAAAAAACGGAGAAATGAAAGTGTAACTACTGtgaacaaaaaactgaaaactgaCCATAAAGTGGATGGGAAAAACCAAAATGAAAGCCAGAAAAGAAATGCTGTGGTTAAGGTTTCAAATATTGCTCACAGCAGAGGCAGAGTAGTAAAAGTTTCTGCTCAGGCAAATACATCAAAAGCTCAGTTAAGTACTAAAAAAGTTCTCCAGAGTAAGAACATGGATCATGCGAAAGCTCGGGAAGTGTTAAAAATTGCCAAAGAAAAGGCACAAAAGAAGCAAAATGAAACCTCTACTTCCAAAAATGCACATTCAAAAGTCCATTTCACACGTCGATATCAGAATCCTAGCTCAGGTTCCCTTCCACCCCGGGTTCGTTTAAAACCACAGAGGTACAGGAATGAAGAAAATGACTCTTCTCTGAAGACAGGACTTGAGAAAATGCGGAGTGGCAAGATGGTACCCAAGCCCCAGTCTCGCTGCACCTCTACCCGCTCAGCAGGTGAGGCCCCTTCAGAAAATCAGAGTCCCTCAAAAGGCCCTGAAGAGGCCAGCAGTGAGGTTCAGGACACAAATGAAGTGCATGTGCCTGGTGATCAGGATGAACCACAGACATTGGGCAAAAAGGGCAGCAAAAACAATATCTCTGTTTACATGACcctaaatcaaaagaaatctgACTCTTCCAGTGCTTCAGTGTGTAGCATTGATAGCACAGATGATTTGAAATCTTCCAACTCTGAGTGTAGTTCTTCTGAAAGCTTTGATTTTCCTCCAGGCAGTATGCATgcaccttccacctcctccacttcctcctcttcaaaggaagagaaaaagctcAGTAATTCCTTGAAAATGAAAGTCTTTTCCAAAAATGTCTCTAAATGCGTCACACCAGATGGCAGGACCATATGTGTAGGGGACATTGTTTGGGCCAAGATATATGGCTTCCCTTGGTGGCCAGCCCGTATTCTTACTATAACTGTGAGCCGGAAAGATAACGGCCTTTTAGTCCGACAGGAGGCCCGTATTTCATGGTTTGGGTCTCCAACAACATCTTTCCTTGCTCTTTCACAACTCTCCCCCTTTTTAGAAAACTTCCAGTCACGCTTTAATAAGAAGAGAAAGGGCCTGTATCGCAAGGCTATCACAGAGGCAGCTAAGGCTGCCAAGCAGCTGACCCCCGAAGTGCGGGCTTTGTTGACACAGTTTGAAACGTGA